Proteins co-encoded in one Ictalurus punctatus breed USDA103 chromosome 18, Coco_2.0, whole genome shotgun sequence genomic window:
- the zgc:110782 gene encoding LOW QUALITY PROTEIN: glyoxal reductase (The sequence of the model RefSeq protein was modified relative to this genomic sequence to represent the inferred CDS: substituted 1 base at 1 genomic stop codon), translating into MQSTMSAVPLNSGTQIPLLGLSTYKLRTYGELYMSLSAALDAGYRAFDTAAAYGNEGQLGQVIRELLPKHGLVRSDVFLISKLGPXDHGPRAKEGCLRSLKQLGCEYIDLYLVHWPGIGGLEPTDPLHAKYRSQSWAVLEELYDSGKFKAIGVSNYTERHLLELFKSCRVPPAVLQMECHPKLIQIQLRDMCKKAGVHFQAYSSLGKGALLEDLEVKDVAESCGRTPAQVLLRWAVQQGISVLPRSSQPQSVQENIRIFDFELSEKEMQRLDALNCETRYCTRDSTSIQ; encoded by the coding sequence ATGCAGTCCACTATGAGTGCAGTTCCTCTCAACTCTGGAACACAGATTCCTCTCTTGGGTCTGAGCACGTACAAGCTGCGCACTTATGGAGAGCTGTACATGTCCCTCAGTGCTGCTCTTGATGCAGGCTATCGTGCTTTTGATACGGCTGCAGCGTACGGCAACGAAGGTCAACTAGGGCAAGTCATCAGGGAGCTCCTGCCCAAGCATGGCCTTGTGCGTTCAGACGTGTTCCTCATCAGCAAGCTGGGACCATAAGACCATGGTCCCAGAGCCAAAGAGGGATGCTTGAGGAGTCTGAAACAGCTGGGTTGTGAATACATAGACCTGTATCTGGTGCACTGGCCTGGGATTGGGGGTTTAGAACCAACAGATCCCCTACATGCCAAGTATCGCTCGCAGAGCTGGGCTGTACTGGAGGAACTTTATGATAGTGGGAAGTTTAAGGCCATAGGGGTCTCGAATTACACTGAGAGGCATCTTTTAGAGTTGTTTAAAAGCTGCCGTGTGCCTCCAGCAGTGCTGCAGATGGAGTGTCACCCGAAACTTATTCAAATACAACTCAGGGACATGTGCAAAAAGGCAGGTGTTCACTTCCAAGCGTACTCATCTCTTGGAAAGGGTGCACTCCTGGAGGATCTGGAGGTGAAGGACGTGGCTGAGAGCTGTGGACGAACTCCAGCTCAGGTGTTACTCCGGTGGGCCGTTCAGCAGGGCATTTCTGTTTTGCCTCGCTCATCGCAGCCACAAAGCGTTCAAGAAAACATCAGAATCTTTGACTTTGAGCTGAGCgaaaaagaaatgcagagacTTGATGCCCTAAACTGTGAAACTAGGTATTGTACGAGAGATTCAACCTCCATACAATAA
- the zgc:77262 gene encoding RNA-binding protein lark produces the protein MVKIFVGNVASATTEAELRALFEQHGVVSDCDILKNYGFVHMDEEDAAQKAVAALHKQVLNGSRITVEYATTKVRNATKIYVGNVPEGVTASKIKELFQPYGKVVECDIVKNYAFVHMQRENEALEAIRELNHTKLEDQKIFVSLSRSNQAKNSRGDDYFPPPPHHYPPHPHHPPYLPPRPPLGDFYPPRGRLPPPPLPPPPPRSYYDREAYERGVRHDPYAAAPHFYDRDPFERRPPPSQQTASPPVAPRYYRERSPLGNRRSLLPPPPPPPPPSYMRSYPRGASGAAVPPPSSAAASGYQRYSVGSGFDKDDYVEDKYSNGFGRGY, from the coding sequence ATGGTGAAGATATTTGTTGGTAATGTAGCTTCAGCAACCACCGAAGCAGAGCTGCGTGCATTGTTTGAACAACATGGTGTTGTCTCTGACTGTGACATCCTGAAGAATTATGGCTTTGTGCACATGGATGAGGAGGATGCGGCACAGAAAGCTGTTGCTGCCTTGCACAAGCAAGTTCTCAATGGCTCGCGCATCACCGTCGAGTACGCCACCACCAAGGTGCGCAACGCCACCAAGATCTACGTGGGCAACGTACCTGAGGGTGTCACAGCTTCCAAAATCAAGGAGCTCTTCCAGCCATATGGCAAGGTGGTGGAGTGTGATATTGTGAAGAATTATGCATTTGTTCATATGCAGAGGGAAAACGAGGCCTTGGAGGCCATCAGGGAGCTTAATCATACGAAATTGGAGGATCAAAAAATTTTTGTGTCACTCTCTCGCAGTAATCAAGCCAAAAATAGCAGAGGAGATGACTATTTCCCCCCTCCTCCCCATCACTATCCACCCCATCCGCACCATCCTCCTTACTTGCCCCCGCGTCCTCCACTCGGCGATTTCTATCCGCCTCGAGGTCGTCTTCCGCCACCACCACTCCCACCGCCACCTCCCCGCTCCTACTATGACCGCGAAGCATATGAGAGAGGTGTTCGCCACGATCCGTATGCCGCCGCCCCGCATTTTTACGACCGGGACCCCTTCGAGCGGCGTCCTCCGCCTTCGCAGCAAACCGCCTCGCCTCCCGTCGCCCCTCGCTACTACCGAGAGCGCAGCCCTCTGGGCAATCGTCGGTCGCTGCTGCCTCCGCCGCCACCGCCGCCGCCTCCTAGCTACATGCGCAGCTATCCTCGTGGTGCTTCGGGCGCCGCAGTTCCTCCCCCGTCCTCCGCCGCGGCCTCCGGCTATCAGCGTTACTCGGTCGGCTCAGGCTTTGATAAAGATGATTACGTGGAGGACAAGTACAGCAATGGCTTCGGCCGTGGCTACTAA